In Archocentrus centrarchus isolate MPI-CPG fArcCen1 chromosome 24, fArcCen1, whole genome shotgun sequence, one DNA window encodes the following:
- the sf3b6 gene encoding splicing factor 3B subunit 6: MAMQAAKRANIRLPPEVNRILYVRNLPYKITAEEMYDIFGKYGPIRQIRTGNTPETRGTAYVVYEDIFDAKNACDHLSGFNVCNRYLVVLYYNANRAFQKMDTKKKEEQLKLLKEKYGINTDPPK, translated from the exons ATCCGGTTACCTCCTGAGGTGAACAGAATCCTGTATGTCAGGAATCTTCCGTATAAGATCACAGCAGAGGAAATGTATGACATCTTTGGGAAATATGGGCCAATACGTCAGATCAGAAC AGGGAACACACCTGAAACAAGAGGAACTGCCTATGTCGTATATGAAGACATCTTCGATGCCAAGAACGCCTGTGACCACCTGTCAGGCTTCAATGTCTGCAATCGTTACCTCGTGGTCCTCTACTACAATGCAAACAGA GCTTTCCAGAAAATGgacacaaagaagaaagaagaacagCTGAAGTTGCTAAAAGAGAAATATGGCATCAACACAGACCCTCCAAAGTAG